The following coding sequences are from one Mus pahari chromosome X, PAHARI_EIJ_v1.1, whole genome shotgun sequence window:
- the Bmp15 gene encoding bone morphogenetic protein 15, with translation MALLTILRILLWGMVLFMEQRVQMANPGWHSTALLADNPTLASILDLAKEAPGKEIKQWPQGYPLRYMLKLYHRSADPHGHPRENRTIGAKMVRLVKPSANTVRPPRGSWHVQTLDFPLASNQVAYELIRATVVYRHQLHLVNYHLSCHVETWVPKCGTKHVPSSKSGSSKPSPMSKAWTEMDITHCIQQKIWNRKGQSVLRLRFMCQQQKGNETREFRWHGMTSLDVAFLLLYFNDTDDRVQAKLLARGQEELTEGESSFLMRSVRQACSIESDVSCPSQEHDGSVNNQCSLHPYKVSFHQLGWDHWIIAPRLYTPNYCKGICTRVLPYGLNSPNHAIIQSLVNELVNHSVPQPSCVPYNFLPMSILLIETNGSILYKEYEGMIAQSCTCR, from the exons ATGGCCCTTCTCACAATTCTTAGAATTCTTTTGTGGGGAATGGTGCTTTTTATGGAACAGAGGGTCCAAATGGCAAACCCAGGGTGGCACTCTACGGCCCTCCTTGCTGACAACCCTACATTGGCCTCGATTTTGGATCTGGCCAAAGAAGCCCCTGGCAAGGAGATTAAGCAATGGCCCCAAGGCTATCCCCTGAGGTACATGCTCAAGTTATACCATCGTTCGGCTGACCCGCATGGCCATCCGAGGGAGAACCGCACGATTGGGGCGAAAATGGTGAGGCTGGTAAAGCCATCGGCCAACACAGTAAGGCCTCCCAGAG GTTCCTGGCATGTACAGACCCTGGACTTTCCTCTAGCATCAAACCAGGTAGCATACGAACTAATCAGAGCCACTGTGGTTTACCGCCATCAACTTCATCTAGTTAATTACCATCTCTCCTGCCATGTGGAAACTTGGGTTCCTAAATGCGGGACCAAGCACGTACCTTCTTCTAAATCAGGTTCCTCAAAGCCTTCTCCCATGTCTAAAGCCTGGACAGAGATGGATATTACACATTGTATTCAGCAGAAGATCTGGAATCGCAAGGGACAGAGTGTTCTTCGCCTCCGCTTCATGTGTCAGCAGCAAAAAGGCAATGAGACTCGTGAGTTCAGGTGGCATGGCATGACATCCTTGGATGTTGCCTTCTTGCTACTCTATTTCAATGACACTGATGACAGAGTTCAGGCTAAACTTCTTGCGAGAGGCCAAGAGGAGTTAACTGAGGGGGAATCTTCTTTTCTCATGCGGAGTGTCCGGCAAGCATGCAGCATTGAATCTGATGTCTCTTGTCCTTCTCAGGAACATGATGGGTCTGTAAATAACCAGTGTTCCCTCCATCCTTACAAGGTCAGCTTCCACCAACTAGGCTGGGATCACTGGATCATTGCTCCTCGTCTCTATACCCCAAATTACTGTAAAGGAATCTGTACTCGGGTATTACCCTATGGTCTCAATTCACCCAACCACGCCATCATTCAGAGCCTTGTCAATGAACTAGTGAATCACAGTGTACCTCAGCCTTCCTGTGTCCCTTATAATTTTCTTCCTATGAGCATCCTTCTGATTGAGACAAATGGGAGTATCTTGTACAAGGAGTATGAGGGTATGATTGCCCAGTCCTGTACATGTAGATAA